One region of Armigeres subalbatus isolate Guangzhou_Male chromosome 3, GZ_Asu_2, whole genome shotgun sequence genomic DNA includes:
- the LOC134224746 gene encoding tryptophan--tRNA ligase, mitochondrial, whose product MNRSITYCTSTLLQLTRRNASTQVQSTSPPWPRKIFSGVQPTGALHIGNYLGAIKRWVDLQNAGEDVTYCIVDLHSITLPQDPQVLRHNSLQMAATLLACGIDPSKATLFLQSGVPQHAELSWILGCMTTMARLTHLPQYKEKSAKLKEIPLGLYIYPVLQAADIMLYKATHVPVGEDQIQHLQMAQSLARAFNNKFGATFPSCHPIISDDTSARLKSLRDPTKKMSKSDPDPKACIMLTDTPKAIVEKIKKSVTDFIGEVTFDPEARPGVANLITIHSLASGSTPEQICDAAKGLNTGQYKQHVADALVAHLNPISDRIERYMADPHYLAGIIADGCEKAKAIAETTLVEVKSKVGMDGFSLAQPRRLLKEMEGE is encoded by the exons atgaatagaAGCATTACGTATTGTACCTCAACATTATTGCAGTTGACTCGGCGGAATGCTTCCACTCAAGTACAG TCAACTTCACCGCCATGGCCACGCAAGATATTCTCCGGTGTACAACCGACCGGCGCATTACACATTGGAAACTACCTCGGGGCAATCAAACGGTGGGTCGACCTACAGAACGCCGGCGAGGATGTGACCTACTGCATAGTGGATTTGCATTCTATAACTCTGCCACAGGACCCGCAAGTGCTCCGGCACAATAGCCTTCAAATGGCTGCCACCTTGCTGGCCTGCGGTATCGATCCGTCCAAGGCGACACTGTTCCTGCAATCCGGTGTTCCTCAGCACGCGGAACTTTCGTGGATTTTAGGCTGCATGACTACCATGGCCAGACTGACACACCTGCCGCAGTACAAGGAAAAGTCTGCCAAACTAAAGGAAATTCCGCTGGGTCTTTATATCTACCCGGTTCTGCAAGCAGCCGACATCATGCTGTACAAAGCGACCCACGTTCCAGTTGGAGAAGATCAAATTCAGCATCTACAGATGGCGCAGTCTTTGGCGAGGGCATTTAACAACAAATTCGGGGCAACGTTCCCATCCTGTCATCCTATTATTTCTG ACGATACCAGCGCCCGTTTAAAATCATTGCGAGATCCAACGAAAAAGATGTCCAAATCAGATCCCGACCCGAAAGCATGCATCATGCTAACCGACACGCCGAAGGCAAtagttgaaaaaatcaaaaaatctgtgACCGACTTCATCGGCGAGGTAACTTTCGACCCGGAGGCCAGACCCGGTGTGGCCAACCTAATAACGATACACTCGTTGGCCAGCGGGAGCACACCGGAGCAGATTTGCGATGCAGCGAAAGGATTAAACACCGGTCAGTACAAGCAACACGTGGCGGACGCCCTGGTGGCACATCTGAACCCAATTAGCGATCGAATCGAACGGTACATGGCCGATCCACACTATCTGGCGGGTATCATCGCGGATGGTTGCGAAAAAGCGAAGGCCATCGCCGAAACGACACTGGTGGAAGTGAAGAGCAAAGTGGGTATGGATGGGTTCAGCTTGGCGCAGCCTCGAAGGTTGCTGAAGGAGATGGAAGGCGAGTAA